A stretch of the Bacillus sp. B-jedd genome encodes the following:
- a CDS encoding AAA family ATPase: MNIKFVEIQNFRKLKCCRIEFTEDTTLFVGANNSGKTTAMEALIKFLQEKKFSVNDFTVTNWLEINSIGQQWKKSKESSLQLNEEELLALMPTLDVWIHVGDDEIHYVTHLIPSLDWKGGLIGVRLRLEPKDIQNLYKDFLNISQTAEDTVVASKIGDIDDQLVLWPRDLKDYISKTIQTQFSIQSYLLDPKNCVVPENGIAKPQNLPIYSERLDTDPFKNLFRVDYIRAQRGLTDNANDSSRGIRKGKLSAQLREYYDVHIDPEKSPTSSDIDALRAIEIAQNSFNEKLQNGFKDALSELETLGYPGFSNPKISLTTKLNPMDGLSHDSAVQFNVIEDDDQTGDSSIRLPEQYNGLGYQNLISIIFELMRFRDEWLRIGKGSKRNKTDNDAYFIPPLHLVLVEEPEAHLHIQVQQVFIRQAYGVLRNRSELLEPSINLTTQLVVSTHSSHIAYEKSFSSLRYFRRLPANSIYALPISVVINLSNVFGEGNETERFVTRYLQTTHSDLFFADAVILVEGPAERMLVPHFIRNQFKGLTEKYISLLEIGGSHAHRLRPLIEHLGITCLIVTDLDSVSPQNNNSAIVPKRNQGYTTNNDTLKTWLPQKMSIDELLNLNKEQKVKRHEDQHFAIRVAYQHPVNVRLVQDEVEVEALPYTFEDALVYENIGIFSTLDGIGLIKKFKNALNEISSITDLGEKLFNDLRTGKKAEFALDIIHLIDPKELTVPKYIRDGLSWLDVQLGGIEQNDAKEFVEEDVKEVVSMNG, translated from the coding sequence ATGAATATTAAGTTTGTGGAAATTCAGAACTTCAGAAAATTAAAATGTTGCAGAATTGAATTTACAGAGGATACTACACTATTTGTTGGTGCAAATAATAGTGGTAAAACAACTGCTATGGAAGCTTTAATAAAATTCTTACAAGAGAAAAAATTTAGTGTAAATGATTTTACAGTAACCAACTGGTTAGAAATTAATAGTATCGGACAACAATGGAAGAAAAGTAAAGAAAGTTCACTTCAGTTAAATGAGGAAGAACTTCTTGCACTAATGCCTACACTGGATGTTTGGATTCATGTAGGAGACGATGAAATTCATTATGTGACCCACTTAATACCTTCATTAGACTGGAAAGGTGGGCTTATTGGAGTTAGATTAAGGCTTGAGCCGAAGGATATTCAAAACCTTTATAAGGACTTTTTGAATATATCACAAACTGCTGAAGATACAGTGGTAGCCAGTAAAATAGGAGATATCGATGATCAGCTTGTCTTATGGCCGAGAGATTTAAAGGACTATATAAGCAAAACGATTCAAACACAATTTTCTATTCAATCATACCTCCTTGATCCGAAAAATTGTGTAGTACCTGAAAATGGTATAGCAAAGCCTCAAAATCTGCCGATATACTCTGAACGATTAGATACTGACCCTTTCAAAAATCTATTTCGCGTTGATTATATAAGAGCTCAAAGAGGTTTAACAGATAACGCAAATGACTCTTCACGTGGAATAAGAAAAGGTAAGCTTTCAGCCCAATTAAGAGAATACTATGACGTTCACATTGATCCTGAAAAATCACCGACGTCATCAGACATTGATGCGTTGAGAGCAATTGAAATAGCCCAAAACAGCTTTAATGAAAAATTGCAAAATGGATTTAAAGATGCATTAAGTGAGTTGGAAACTTTAGGCTATCCTGGGTTCTCAAATCCTAAAATATCCCTTACAACAAAATTAAACCCAATGGATGGTCTTAGCCATGATTCTGCTGTTCAGTTTAATGTAATTGAAGACGATGACCAGACGGGAGATTCATCTATAAGGTTGCCCGAGCAGTATAATGGCTTGGGCTACCAAAATTTAATTTCTATAATATTTGAATTAATGCGTTTTAGAGACGAGTGGCTCAGAATTGGAAAAGGTTCTAAAAGAAATAAAACAGATAACGATGCATACTTTATCCCACCCCTTCATTTAGTGTTGGTAGAAGAACCTGAAGCACACCTGCACATTCAAGTCCAACAAGTTTTTATTCGTCAAGCATACGGCGTATTGAGGAATCGGTCAGAATTATTAGAACCAAGCATCAATTTAACAACGCAATTAGTAGTAAGCACCCATTCAAGTCATATTGCCTATGAGAAGTCTTTCTCTAGTTTAAGATATTTTCGTAGGCTTCCAGCAAACTCAATATATGCTCTCCCAATATCAGTTGTTATTAACCTGTCAAACGTGTTTGGAGAAGGAAATGAAACAGAAAGATTTGTAACTCGATATCTACAAACCACTCATAGTGATTTGTTTTTTGCAGATGCGGTAATTCTTGTGGAAGGGCCAGCAGAACGAATGTTAGTGCCACATTTTATCAGAAATCAGTTTAAGGGACTAACAGAAAAATATATCTCTCTATTAGAAATAGGGGGAAGTCATGCACATCGTTTAAGACCATTAATTGAACACTTAGGTATTACTTGTTTAATTGTAACTGATTTAGATTCAGTGAGTCCGCAAAATAATAATTCTGCTATAGTACCAAAGAGAAATCAAGGATATACAACCAATAATGATACTTTAAAAACATGGTTGCCACAGAAGATGAGTATTGATGAGTTATTAAATCTTAACAAAGAACAAAAGGTTAAAAGGCATGAGGATCAGCATTTTGCTATCAGGGTTGCTTATCAACATCCAGTAAACGTTAGGCTGGTTCAAGATGAAGTAGAGGTGGAAGCCCTACCATATACTTTTGAAGATGCTCTGGTTTATGAAAATATAGGTATTTTTAGCACATTAGATGGAATAGGATTGATTAAAAAATTTAAAAATGCTCTGAATGAAATAAGTTCTATTACAGATTTGGGAGAAAAATTATTTAATGATCTGAGGACTGGAAAAAAAGCTGAATTTGCATTAGATATTATTCATTTAATTGATCCTAAGGAACTTACAGTTCCTAAATATATAAGAGATGGACTTTCATGGTTAGATGTACAACTGGGAGGTATTGAGCAGAACGATGCAAAAGAGTTCGTAGAAGAAGATGTAAAAGAAGTGGTGAGTATGAATGGCTAG